The Candidatus Neptunochlamydia vexilliferae DNA window GCTTGAAGAGATTTTAGAGTCGAATTGGATTCCAGACAATTTGTCGAAGAAGGAATTGACTCAGAATATGACGACGTTAAAAGCGATTACTTCTGAAATCAAATCGATCTCTAGGCAGGGCGCTTTTTTGATAGGGGAGAGAGTTGTTAAAGCGCGTGAAATGTTAAAGGACTATCGGAATGGGACATTTACCGTTTGGTTGGAGTCTACTTTTGGAAGTTTGAGAAGTGGTTATAATATGTTGGCCTATTATGAGCTGTTTACGGCTCTTCCCAATGAAGGTTTGAGGACGAAATATAAGACGATGCCTCAAAAGGCTGCTTATAGCTTAGCGAATCGGAGAGGGGATTTAAGTCGGAAGCTTCAAATCATTGATCAATACTTCAACTTAAAAAGTAAGGATCTTCTCTCGATCGTTCAAGAAGAATTTTCTAGAGGGGACCGTCGGAGTAAAAAGAGTGTCGATTCTCAAGTAAAGGTGCTTCTTGAAACAACGGATCAGTTGGTAAAAAAGAAGCAAAAGCTCTCTAAGGATAACTTGGACGACATCAAATATGTGATCTCTCGACTTAGGGAGACTATCAAGAGGTAACTTCTCTTGTGGAGGGATAGGGGAGTTTTCAGTCTAAAGGGTGATTTGCGCCTTTTTAGGAGCTCATCACCTTTTCTTTGACCTTTTTGCCTGGAATAAATTTTACAGCGCGCTTTTGGGGGATAACAATAGGGATATCGGCCTTTTTGG harbors:
- a CDS encoding CT583 family protein; the protein is MSRKLKFANPALKKGSASSKKVEFNLVTQTNSFNAVFDLQKLDPEEERQLEEILESNWIPDNLSKKELTQNMTTLKAITSEIKSISRQGAFLIGERVVKAREMLKDYRNGTFTVWLESTFGSLRSGYNMLAYYELFTALPNEGLRTKYKTMPQKAAYSLANRRGDLSRKLQIIDQYFNLKSKDLLSIVQEEFSRGDRRSKKSVDSQVKVLLETTDQLVKKKQKLSKDNLDDIKYVISRLRETIKR